From the genome of Penaeus chinensis breed Huanghai No. 1 chromosome 37, ASM1920278v2, whole genome shotgun sequence, one region includes:
- the LOC125045716 gene encoding leucine-rich repeats and immunoglobulin-like domains protein 1 codes for MEMDFEHVDGAENSFKFHLPFMLRTIAVHRGSPHSLFRKFGSIFYVPLQPPYCKPQDSTSIKIHGFRSLYQAASDCLISRINNLRAVERRGRGEIGGAEGGAGGHGRLPLPRLQPRRERAARRLGPCRFSLTPNPSLTPSEAPWWPAWKNRSAGVGVWARAGRKARLECRARAAPTPTVQWHRQSDPPLYSNYKYHIQGPQLLDGLVEWKSVLEVRSVAPQDFGNYTCTFRNPLGSFASVHALSPPPKPAVPRNFTVKGRESVSIREEVPEKGIRVPSFLLILLTLAGTVLVALNCVIIFCFVCRRAQHPRAAQANQQKIQEKVFSISSTDETAQESDPAVTSSYDVMHKMASCQPAAEEYQLTSLGGDAVGRISPPGLLVAADAPLPEAAPKGSLSWRDESVIPPDVCPRNLESEEQDLATGRPYDSQSPPSRPSSPENHSDPSSQFHLSFNPSDSNSPSRVSGILLRDLAEEKLTAPLLSLTPRSHSLHHCSLAPLQHAWERHHQSHHSIPSDSDVLLLRSQLGVELTLPRSTSTAPRVSADAATSRPSTSRSPGLGDEYFRARSSSVHLQTSFSQEKRATDEEGDFGISF; via the exons ATGGAGATGGACTTTGAACACGTAGATGGAG CTGAGAATTCATTTAAATTTCATCTTCCTTTCATGCTTAGGACAATAGCTGTTCACCGAGGCTCCCCGCACAGTCTCTTTAGGAAGTTTGGaagtatattttat GTTCCATTGCAGCCTCCGTATTGCAAGCCACAGGACAGCACCTCCATCAAAATACATGGGTTTCGATCCCTCTACCAGGCTGCAAGTGACTGCCTCATTTCCCGGATTAATAACCTT CGTGCTGTGGAGCGGCGCGGGCGAGGCGAGATTGGAGGTGCCGAGGGCGGCGCGGGCGGACACGGGCGTCTACCTCTGCCGCGCCTTCAGCCCCGTCGGGAGCGCGCCGCCCGTCGCCTCGGCCCTTGTCGTTTCTc CCTgacccccaacccttccctcactccttcagaAGCACCGTGGTGGCCTGCCTGGAAGAATCGcagcgcgggcgtgggcgtgtgggcgcggGCGGGGCGGAAGGCTCGCCTCGAGTGCCGGGCGCGGGCGGCGCCGACGCCCACGGTACAGTGGCACAGGCAGAGCGACCCGCCCTTGTACTCCAACTACAAGTACCACATTCAGGGACCTCAG CTCTTGGACGGACTGGTTGAGTGGAAGTCGGTGCTGGAGGTGCGGAGCGTGGCGCCGCAGGACTTCGGGAACTATACCTGCACCTTCAGGAATCCGCTCGGATCCTTCGCCTCTGTCCACGCCCTTTCGCCGCCGCCGAAGCCAGCTGTGCCCAGGAATTTTAccgtga AAGGCCGGGAGAGTGTCAGCATCAGGGAGGAAGTGCCAGAAAAAGGCATTCGCGTTCCAAGTTTCCTGCTGATCCTGCTGACCCTCGCTGGCACTGTGCTTGTGGCCCTGAATtgtgttatcatattttgctTCGTCTGTCGTCGAGCTCAGCACCCGAGGGCGGCTCAAG CAAATCAGCAGAAGATTCAGGAGAAAGTCTTCAGCATCTCATCGACTGACGAGACAGCGCAAGAAAGTGATCCAGCTGTGACCTCCTCTTATGATGTCATGCACAAG ATGGCGTCCTGCCAGCCGGCGGCGGAGGAGTACCAGCTGACGAGCCTCGGCGGCGACGCGGTGGGGCGCATCTCGCCGCCGGGCCTCCTCGTGGCGGCGGACGCGCCCCTCCCGGAGGCGGCGCCCAAGGGCAGCCTCTCGTGGCGCGACGAGTCCGTCATCCCGCCCGACGTGTGCCCGAGGAACCTGGAGTCCGAGGAGCAGGACCTCGCCACCGGCCGCCCCTACGACTCGCAGAGCCCGCCGTCGAGGCCCAGCTCCCCGGAGAACCACTCGGACCCGAGCTCGCAGTTCCACCTCTCGTTCAACCCGTCGGACTCGAACTCGCCGTCGAGGGTGAGCGGGATCCTGCTGCGGGACCTGGCGGAGGAGAAGCTGACGGCGCCCCTGCTCAGCCTCACGCCCCGATCTCACTCCCTCCACCACTGCAGCCTCGCGCCCCTCCAGCACGCGTGGGAGAGGCACCACCAGTCCCACCACAGCATCCCGAGCGACAgcgacgtcctcctcctccggtcCCAACTGGGGGTCGAACTCACCCTCCCGAGGTCGACCTCCACGGCGCCCAGGGTATCGGCTGACGCGGCCACCTCGAGACCAAGCACCAGCAGAAGCCCAG GTCTCGGGGACGAGTACTTCCGCGCCAGAAGCTCGAGTGTGCATCTTCAGACGTCGTTCTCGCAAGAAAAGCGCGCCACTGACGAAGAAGGCGATTTTGGAATATCATTTTAG